The proteins below are encoded in one region of Paenibacillus albus:
- a CDS encoding quinone oxidoreductase family protein translates to MKALVFHTFGGPEVLALQEIPAPSLTSGAVRVRTRAVGLNYADIYRRRGNYHLVGEPPYILGYEGAGEIVEVAPDVTGFQVGDRIGFADVPHANAEFVIVPADRAIKLLEGISYEAAASVLLQGLTAHYLVNDSYNVQAGDTVLVHAAAGGVGQLLIQLSKARGARVVGLTSSPTKRDAALAVGADEVFLYSSDWVSSVLAWSQQAEGVDVAYDSVGSTLMDSFKAVRIRGTVVFFGMAGGDPQPVDPRMLMDTSKTLTGGDLWNHVTSAAERSSRAGSLFTDMLEGRLKVAEPKTFPLAEGAEAHQYLESRASTGKILLIP, encoded by the coding sequence ATGAAAGCTTTAGTCTTCCATACATTTGGCGGCCCGGAAGTGCTCGCGCTGCAAGAGATTCCGGCACCGTCTCTCACGTCAGGCGCTGTGCGGGTACGAACTCGCGCAGTCGGCCTGAATTACGCCGATATTTACCGCCGTCGCGGCAATTATCACCTAGTAGGCGAGCCGCCGTACATTCTCGGCTACGAAGGTGCTGGCGAAATCGTCGAAGTCGCGCCGGACGTGACAGGCTTCCAGGTTGGCGACCGAATCGGCTTCGCGGATGTGCCGCATGCCAATGCCGAGTTTGTCATTGTACCGGCAGACCGCGCCATTAAGCTGCTGGAGGGTATCAGCTATGAGGCTGCCGCATCGGTGCTGCTGCAAGGCCTGACTGCGCATTACTTAGTGAACGACAGCTATAACGTGCAAGCAGGCGACACGGTGCTTGTCCATGCAGCGGCAGGAGGAGTCGGCCAACTCCTTATTCAGCTAAGCAAGGCACGCGGCGCTCGAGTCGTGGGTCTGACGTCAAGCCCAACGAAGCGCGACGCGGCGCTGGCCGTCGGCGCCGATGAAGTTTTCCTCTATAGCAGCGACTGGGTGAGCAGCGTGCTGGCATGGTCGCAGCAAGCCGAAGGCGTCGATGTCGCGTATGATTCCGTCGGTTCGACGCTGATGGACAGCTTCAAGGCTGTGCGCATACGCGGCACGGTCGTCTTCTTCGGCATGGCAGGGGGCGATCCGCAGCCTGTCGATCCGCGCATGCTGATGGATACGAGCAAGACGCTGACCGGCGGCGATCTGTGGAATCATGTGACGAGCGCAGCGGAGAGGAGCAGCCGCGCGGGTTCGCTTTTCACAGATATGCTTGAGGGCCGCCTGAAGGTGGCTGAGCCGAAGACATTCCCGCTCGCAGAAGGTGCAGAGGCGCATCAATACTTGGAGAGCCGAGCGAGTACAGGCAAAATTTTGCTAATCCCGTAA
- a CDS encoding futalosine hydrolase, which yields MSVTEKEVQEASSHGRVLIVTAVDAERDAVLRGLRGDERFDVIAAGVGPAAAAAVTAVKIASAAAGAGKAAAEAGDHRAGLVAATGEGSGAGAGAYRLVISAGIAGGFPGRAPIGSLVVATDMIAADLGVETPDGFASVDELGFGSSRILADARLASALAAKLGGAAGLTVSTGPVLTVTTATGTAATAAEHLRRVPGATAEAMEGFGVAIAAQHAGLPVLELRAISNAVGPRDRDAWRIGDALRALEQASTILTEVLSS from the coding sequence ATGTCCGTGACTGAAAAGGAAGTGCAAGAAGCAAGCTCGCATGGACGCGTGCTTATTGTGACCGCAGTTGACGCGGAGCGCGACGCCGTGCTTCGCGGCTTGCGCGGTGACGAACGGTTCGATGTCATCGCCGCAGGCGTTGGTCCCGCGGCAGCGGCTGCGGTGACTGCGGTGAAGATCGCCTCGGCGGCCGCCGGAGCTGGCAAGGCTGCTGCGGAAGCAGGAGATCATCGTGCGGGGCTGGTCGCCGCTACTGGCGAAGGATCAGGAGCTGGCGCGGGGGCGTATCGCCTCGTGATTAGCGCTGGCATCGCGGGCGGCTTCCCTGGGCGCGCGCCCATCGGCTCGCTCGTCGTCGCGACCGATATGATTGCCGCCGATCTCGGGGTCGAGACCCCGGATGGCTTTGCAAGCGTGGATGAGCTCGGCTTCGGCTCATCCCGCATTCTGGCCGACGCTCGCCTGGCGAGCGCGCTTGCCGCGAAGCTTGGCGGCGCAGCCGGCCTGACCGTCAGCACGGGACCTGTGCTGACGGTAACAACGGCGACGGGCACCGCCGCCACCGCCGCGGAGCATCTGCGGCGCGTGCCCGGCGCGACCGCCGAAGCAATGGAAGGCTTCGGCGTCGCTATAGCTGCGCAGCACGCGGGGCTTCCCGTGCTGGAGCTGCGCGCCATCTCGAACGCGGTCGGCCCGCGTGACCGGGATGCTTGGCGCATCGGCGATGCGCTGCGTGCGCTCGAACAAGCAAGTACAATTCTTACGGAGGTGCTCTCATCATGA
- a CDS encoding 1,4-dihydroxy-6-naphthoate synthase: protein MNIAFSPCPNDTFVFHALVHGLIPGAPEFDVTYADIDITNNLAANRTGPEVLKISYAALPWVLDDYALLPCGGALGRGCGPLVLTKDGTTSAASLAGKRVAVPSERSTAYLLFRLWAAQQVPGGQMEIIVMPFHEIMPAVKEGTIDAGLVIHEARFTYQNYGLNMLADLGSWWESDTGLPIPLGAIIARRSLDIESLTTWIRESVEYAWEHPEVSKGYVMEHAQEMSPDVQKQHIALYVNEFSANLGESGYAAVEALLGRAAKEGLVPEFDLAKLRR from the coding sequence ATGAATATTGCGTTCTCACCATGCCCGAATGATACATTCGTCTTTCACGCCCTCGTCCATGGGCTCATTCCAGGTGCGCCGGAATTTGACGTTACCTATGCAGATATCGACATCACCAACAATCTGGCCGCGAACCGGACAGGCCCGGAAGTGCTGAAGATTTCCTACGCGGCGCTCCCTTGGGTGCTCGACGATTACGCACTGCTGCCGTGCGGCGGCGCACTCGGACGCGGCTGCGGTCCGCTCGTCCTGACGAAGGACGGCACCACGTCTGCTGCCTCGCTAGCAGGCAAACGCGTCGCTGTTCCTAGCGAACGCTCGACCGCTTACTTGCTCTTCCGGCTCTGGGCCGCGCAGCAAGTGCCTGGCGGCCAGATGGAAATCATCGTGATGCCGTTCCACGAAATTATGCCTGCGGTGAAGGAAGGCACAATTGACGCCGGACTTGTCATCCACGAAGCGCGTTTCACCTATCAGAATTATGGCCTGAACATGCTTGCCGACCTCGGCAGCTGGTGGGAATCCGATACCGGCCTGCCGATCCCTCTCGGCGCCATCATCGCTCGCCGCTCGCTCGACATCGAATCGCTCACCACTTGGATTCGCGAATCTGTCGAATACGCGTGGGAGCATCCTGAAGTGTCCAAAGGCTACGTCATGGAGCACGCTCAAGAGATGTCTCCGGACGTGCAGAAGCAGCATATCGCGCTCTATGTGAACGAGTTCTCCGCGAACCTCGGAGAGAGCGGCTACGCAGCCGTCGAAGCGCTGCTTGGACGCGCGGCGAAGGAAGGGCTCGTCCCGGAATTCGACCTCGCGAAGCTTCGCCGATAA
- a CDS encoding SPFH domain-containing protein gives MGLFSFLKGQFIEVIEWVEDTDSIVYRFPAYDNAIKMGAQLTVREGQAAIFLNEGTIADVFGPGRYELSTQNMPVLTALKAWKHAFNSPFKADVYFVNTTTITDQKWGTTNPIIMRDKEIGVIRARGFGNYSFRVTDPAVFMKGIFGAKQEFHPEQIGGFFKTMIVSGVSDLLAESSVSVIDLATQYDELSSQAAAKLQPNFTAIGLELTALVIENISLPPEVETMIDRRSSMNIAGNLDQYVKFQSAEAIREAAQHGGDGLAGAGVGLGAGLAMGQLFSQSIGGAAKPGSEAEAKETAQDAQAANPTAGQEQGGDAAGAGSTVPCSGCGHALGEKDKFCSECGTARPERSFCPECGTAQRAGAKFCTSCGTKM, from the coding sequence ATGGGTTTGTTTTCTTTCTTGAAAGGCCAGTTTATTGAAGTGATTGAATGGGTGGAGGATACGGATTCAATCGTCTACCGTTTCCCTGCCTACGATAATGCGATTAAGATGGGCGCTCAGCTGACCGTGCGCGAAGGTCAGGCTGCCATCTTCTTGAACGAAGGCACGATTGCCGACGTGTTCGGACCGGGCCGATATGAGCTGAGCACGCAAAATATGCCCGTACTGACGGCGCTAAAAGCATGGAAGCATGCGTTTAACTCCCCGTTCAAGGCAGATGTGTACTTTGTAAATACGACAACGATAACCGATCAGAAGTGGGGAACGACGAACCCGATCATCATGCGTGACAAAGAAATTGGCGTTATTCGCGCGCGCGGCTTCGGCAACTATTCGTTCCGGGTGACGGACCCTGCCGTATTCATGAAAGGCATATTCGGAGCGAAGCAGGAGTTTCATCCGGAGCAAATCGGCGGCTTCTTCAAGACGATGATCGTATCAGGCGTGAGCGACCTGCTAGCGGAATCGTCTGTGTCCGTCATTGACCTCGCCACGCAGTACGATGAGCTAAGCTCGCAAGCCGCCGCCAAGTTGCAGCCGAATTTTACGGCGATTGGGCTTGAACTGACAGCGCTCGTCATCGAGAATATTTCGCTTCCTCCGGAGGTAGAGACGATGATTGACCGGAGATCGTCGATGAATATCGCCGGCAACCTGGATCAATATGTGAAGTTTCAATCTGCTGAAGCGATCCGTGAAGCCGCGCAGCACGGTGGCGATGGTTTGGCTGGCGCAGGTGTAGGACTCGGAGCGGGGCTTGCGATGGGGCAGCTGTTCAGCCAGTCGATTGGTGGTGCAGCGAAGCCGGGCAGCGAAGCAGAGGCGAAGGAGACTGCACAAGACGCGCAAGCAGCGAACCCTACTGCAGGACAGGAGCAAGGCGGAGATGCAGCGGGAGCAGGATCAACAGTGCCTTGCAGTGGCTGTGGTCATGCGCTCGGGGAGAAGGATAAATTCTGCTCCGAATGTGGAACTGCTAGGCCGGAACGCAGCTTCTGTCCGGAATGCGGTACCGCTCAGCGGGCAGGCGCGAAATTCTGCACAAGCTGCGGCACTAAAATGTAG
- a CDS encoding DHA2 family efflux MFS transporter permease subunit — translation MSQQAAATSSSEFSIKSIIAPLLAVIVGMIMVILDSTVVNVALAKFQTEFDATINTVQWTFTGYTLALSAVIPLAGWMTDKFGSKRIFLITIALFTIGSVLCGAAQSVEQLIIFRVIQGLGGGMVMPIGMAIIFRLAPMEKRGSIMGMLGIPMLLAPAMGPILSGWLIEAVSWHWIFLINLPIGIIGLIVGSKYLPKWESAKAPALDIIGMILAPIAFASLAYGVSEGGRIGWSETNTLWGLIGGGIALLLFIIVELRHKQPLLELRVFRSSDFTRGTLLVWIVQIALFGAMILMPVFLQSIRHYTPLETGVIMLPQAIGSMIFMPIGGRLFDKIGARPLALVGLVLVGGAMFLLHNISLDTKLIMILIPLFMIGCGMGLSMMSLNTHVLNSAPRHLVTRVTPLTTAAQQVVTSFAVAGLTGYMTTRTADHMTTLGANGNPLDAAVSAYSDTFLLSFSLVLFGILFSLFLRKPKPQKEIPGAEQVDPAMMMGH, via the coding sequence ATGTCTCAACAAGCAGCAGCGACATCATCATCCGAATTCTCGATCAAGAGCATTATTGCTCCGCTCTTGGCCGTTATTGTCGGTATGATTATGGTTATTCTAGACAGCACAGTCGTTAACGTAGCGCTGGCGAAATTCCAAACGGAATTTGACGCGACGATTAACACGGTGCAATGGACGTTCACAGGCTACACGCTTGCACTATCGGCGGTAATTCCACTGGCCGGTTGGATGACCGATAAGTTCGGGTCCAAACGGATATTCCTTATTACAATTGCGTTATTCACGATTGGTTCCGTTCTTTGCGGAGCGGCACAATCGGTTGAACAGCTAATTATCTTCCGTGTCATCCAAGGTCTTGGCGGCGGTATGGTTATGCCAATCGGGATGGCGATTATTTTCCGTCTTGCTCCTATGGAGAAGCGCGGCTCGATTATGGGTATGCTAGGTATACCGATGCTTCTTGCTCCGGCGATGGGTCCGATTCTGTCGGGCTGGCTCATTGAAGCTGTATCGTGGCATTGGATCTTCTTGATCAACTTGCCGATCGGCATTATCGGTCTAATCGTAGGCTCGAAATACTTGCCGAAATGGGAGTCCGCTAAAGCACCGGCTCTGGACATCATTGGTATGATCCTAGCGCCGATCGCATTCGCATCTCTTGCTTACGGCGTAAGCGAAGGCGGCCGCATTGGCTGGTCCGAGACAAACACGCTGTGGGGCCTTATCGGCGGCGGTATCGCGCTCTTGCTCTTCATCATCGTCGAGCTTCGCCACAAGCAGCCGCTGCTTGAGCTGCGCGTATTCCGTTCGTCTGACTTTACACGCGGTACGCTGCTGGTCTGGATCGTTCAAATTGCGCTGTTCGGCGCGATGATTCTAATGCCGGTATTCCTGCAAAGCATCCGCCACTATACACCGCTGGAAACAGGCGTAATCATGCTTCCGCAAGCGATTGGCTCCATGATCTTCATGCCTATCGGCGGTCGCCTGTTTGATAAGATCGGCGCTCGTCCGCTAGCTCTTGTCGGCTTGGTGCTCGTTGGCGGCGCAATGTTCCTGCTGCATAATATCAGCTTGGATACGAAGCTTATCATGATCCTTATTCCACTCTTCATGATCGGCTGCGGTATGGGTCTGTCGATGATGTCCTTGAACACGCACGTATTGAACTCGGCGCCGCGTCACCTTGTAACACGCGTTACGCCGCTGACGACTGCTGCACAGCAAGTCGTTACATCGTTCGCGGTTGCTGGCTTGACTGGCTACATGACAACACGTACGGCTGATCATATGACGACACTCGGTGCAAACGGCAATCCGCTGGATGCAGCAGTTAGCGCGTACAGCGACACGTTCTTGCTGTCGTTCAGTCTGGTTCTGTTCGGTATCCTGTTCAGTCTGTTCCTTCGCAAGCCGAAGCCGCAGAAGGAAATTCCGGGTGCAGAGCAAGTGGATCCAGCTATGATGATGGGTCACTAA
- a CDS encoding TetR/AcrR family transcriptional regulator, with the protein MSLLKEKIIGSAMQIFSQKGYAATSIQDIANDCGIAKGSLYKIFASKEDLLVEVYRNRTQAMFEEANRIRSDLSMSPRERFVLQTHRQFKFFLEFKYSIKDFYELPMNEDGVFSKFLQQMRSQMLVNYAELMITVYGPEIENNKWDIIALYSGILKEYMIMTTLITSPFDYDRMANFVVDRMDEMVAGIRSSELEPILDEEVMSKFVANGMHGCRVPTGEQLHASLTKLTATIQELQVTNARKAELHEAAHLLQEEADDERPRMVLVRALIGLLQTQHELTAIASQLERLYESKRTRLLS; encoded by the coding sequence ATGAGCTTGCTTAAAGAGAAAATCATCGGATCGGCCATGCAGATCTTCTCGCAAAAAGGTTATGCAGCTACATCCATCCAAGACATCGCGAACGACTGCGGCATCGCCAAAGGGTCGTTATATAAAATTTTTGCATCTAAAGAGGACTTGCTTGTAGAGGTGTATCGCAACCGGACGCAAGCTATGTTCGAGGAAGCGAATCGGATCAGGTCGGATCTGTCGATGTCTCCGCGAGAACGATTCGTGCTGCAGACGCATCGCCAGTTTAAATTTTTTCTGGAATTCAAGTACAGCATAAAAGACTTCTATGAACTGCCTATGAACGAGGATGGCGTCTTCTCCAAATTTCTTCAGCAGATGCGCTCGCAGATGCTCGTTAATTATGCAGAGCTGATGATCACTGTATACGGCCCGGAGATCGAGAACAACAAGTGGGATATCATCGCGCTGTACTCCGGCATTCTCAAGGAATACATGATCATGACTACGCTTATTACGAGCCCGTTCGACTATGATCGGATGGCGAATTTCGTCGTCGATCGTATGGATGAGATGGTTGCAGGCATTAGAAGCTCGGAGCTAGAGCCGATTCTGGATGAAGAAGTCATGTCGAAGTTCGTTGCAAACGGGATGCATGGCTGTCGAGTGCCTACCGGCGAGCAGCTGCATGCGTCGCTGACCAAGCTGACGGCCACCATCCAGGAGCTTCAAGTGACGAACGCCCGCAAAGCCGAGCTGCACGAAGCAGCCCATCTGCTGCAAGAAGAAGCAGACGACGAGCGGCCGCGGATGGTGCTCGTGCGAGCCTTGATCGGTCTGCTGCAAACACAGCATGAATTAACCGCCATTGCCTCGCAGCTTGAGAGGCTGTATGAATCCAAACGCACGAGGCTGCTCTCTTAA